One genomic region from Colletes latitarsis isolate SP2378_abdomen chromosome 10, iyColLati1, whole genome shotgun sequence encodes:
- the Rdgbbeta gene encoding cytoplasmic phosphatidylinositol transfer protein 1 yields MVLTKEYRICMPLTTEEYRIGQLYMIARHSHEQSDNEGGVEVVQNVEWEDPEYGKGQYTEKRIHLSTKLPYWIQSIVPRIFYIIEKAWNYYPFTITEYTCSFLPKFQISIKTRFEDNNGSSENVLGLSPIEVLQREVDDIDIAYDEISAKHYKEEEDPKFFQSKLTGRGPLIEGWRETAQPIMCSYKLVHASFEVWGLQTRVEDFIHRCIRDILLLAHRQAFAWIDEWYNMTLEDVREYEQKMQAETNEKVRIMDETDEKPLTPISSAASVPSSPVAKSAAWSWFSWS; encoded by the exons ATGGTATTAACGAAGGAATACCGCATATGTATGCCGCTTACCACGGAGGAG TATCGCATAGGACAGCTATATATGATTGCAAGACATAGTCATGAACAATCTGATAACGAAGGAGGAGTCGAGGTAGTTCAGAATGTAGAGTGGGAGGATCCTGAGTATGGAAAGGGCCAATATACTGAAAAAAGAATTCATTTGTCTAC TAAATTACCATATTGGATTCAGTCTATTGTTCCAAGAATATTTTACATAATAGAGAAAGCATGGAATTACTATCCTTTTACCATTACAG AATACACA TGTTCGTTCCTTCCTAAATTTCAAATATCAATAAAAACGAGATTCGAGGATAACAATGGTTCATCAGAGAAC GTTCTAGGTCTCTCTCCTATTGAAGTGTTACAACGCGAGGTTGACGATATAGATATCGCATATGATGAAATTTCAGCAAAACACTATAAAGAGGAAGAG GATCCGAAGTTTTTTCAATCGAAATTAACCGGTCGTGGACCATTGATAGAAGGATGGAGGGAAACAGCACAGCCAATAATGTGTTCGTATAAATTAGTTCACGCCTCTTTCGAGGTCTGGGGTCTACAAACTCGAGTAGAAGACTTTATTCATAGG TGTATAAGGGATATTTTATTACTGGCTCATCGACAAGCATTCGCGTGGATCGATGAGTGGTATAACATGACATTGGAAGATGTTAGGGAATACGAACAAAAGATGCAAGCTGAGACTAACGAAAAAGTACGAATAATGGATGAGACCGATGAAAAGCCATTGACTCCTATTTCGTCGGCTGCGTCTGTACCATCTTCGCCGGTGGCCAAGTCTGCTGCTTGGTCATGGTTTTCGTGGTCGTAG